The following DNA comes from Brassica oleracea var. oleracea cultivar TO1000 chromosome C5, BOL, whole genome shotgun sequence.
TGTAAAAAAGATAATACAGCTTGGTCAAATATAATGTATTCCATTTAAATTAACTTAAATGGCCAAACAGAGAAGAGAAGCAAAGAAGCTAACCTCATTGAGCGAGTGACAAAGAGCTTCCTCTCCCAAAGATGAATAGATAGTAACCACAGTGACGTTGCGCCTGAAGACAAAATCAATACAGAGAGGAGCTAAAAGAGTACACATTAGTTAAAAGCAGAAGAAAGCCTCGTAAAGTTAGAATCTTTTTAAATATGATTTAGATTTGAGACAGATAAGAGATAACAGAACAAAAGGAATAAATAAAAACAGAGATGTGGATGCTGCAACTTAGATTAAACTTCTTTGACATCAACATTATCTCATCTTTCATCATCTATTTTCACTCTCAAACAAAAGGTCCAATAACTATAAAACATTTTGTTACGTTATATGATTGACTCAGTCTATAAGTCCCACATTCAGTCCATGGGTTCCATTTTCGTAAATGGTGCTCATTTAGATTTCTAGACGTATCAATCCTACAAAGAACGGAAAATTATGTGTTCAGTACAGTACTGCATCTCTAACTTTTCCTATAGGGTTACACTACGGCAAACACGAATTTCTTCTGGAGAATTCTTGAATCTAAATATGTACGTTGTTGCATATAGCTAACCAAATATTTAGGGTGAAGATAATCAGTGACCACAATTTTTAAATGGAAAATAATAGGGAAGATGAGAAGGCCAACCTTTTCACATCGGATAGTAGGGGGTGGGAAGTAACCATTCCAGCTGTTTAAGCTTATTCTTGTCCAGGAAGCAATTGTGTGATGATTATTTGTGGTGAAGACGCTTTTTTTTTAGCAATGAAAAATTGGGGAATTTATTGTCACTATTTATAGGATTGATCACTGAAATTCATAGAAGGTAGTGGTAGAGAAAATTAAATGTTACGTAGTGGGTGGCTTGAAGAAAAAGCCACATCTCAAACTGTTTTAGAGATTAGGAAGATGCTCAGGCGTCACCAACTCGTCTCTCGTCGCCAACTCGCCTCTCAAAGAAGAGGAGTGTCCGACCCCAATTTTTTTTCTACTTCATATGAGTTAGGGTTTTCTTTCATGGGCCGTCGGACAGAAGACGAACACGTTTCATAGAAGTGCTGCGTTTCATAGAAGACGAACACGTGTCGTCTCTATAGGAAAAGAGTTTCCACGTAGACACACAGGAGAGACACCAACAATTTTATATATATATATATATATAGACACCAAAAATAACTCATGTTTACAGTCAAAACTCGATTTTATTTTTATTAACTCTCTAGTACCAAGAGGCATAAGGTTTTGGCTGGGCATAAGACCAAGATTAACGCTGAAATCCGAGATGGATTTTTTAAATTTTTTTTTTATTTTTTTTTATTTTTTTGTCTGAATTAAAAAAAAAAAAAAACCAACCAATTGCAGACCGCCACGTGTCACTGGGGCCCGCGAACAGCTGAAAAACCCAGCTAACAAGGATCCTTATTCTGGACTTTCTGGCACCGGTTTTTTCCTTCCTGAGGGCCTCTCCCCCCTTAAAAAACCACTAAAACCCCACTAAACTCCGTCCCCCCCCCCCTCCTATAATCCTGCCCTAAGGTTTTGGATGGCCACAAAAAGAGTCCCAAAAGGAAGAAGATGAGGGCCCTGTTTGTTTGCTCACCCAGATGATCCATCTGGGTGAAGATGCAAATCGATGTTTGTTTTGTGCATTATAATGCTAAATCCAGATGGATCATCCAGCTGAATTTTTAAAAACTCATCTCAATTTTTCACCCAAATGAAGGTGAGTCTTGATGGTGCATCTGGATGCAGATGCATATAGTTCAGTCCAAAATGATAAATGACAAAAATGATCTTTTAAAATCAAAATATTATTTTCAAACCCTAAATTCTATTTTTTTGCATATACATTTTTCTGCTATAACAAAAAAATGCATTTTCTCGCAAAAACTGAAAAACACACTTTCCTGCCAAAACCGCAAGATGCGTTTTTCCGAAAAAAACGTAAAACATACATTTCCATAAAAACACATTTTTCGGGCAAACCAGTAAAACCGCACTTTTCGACCAAAACCGAAAAACGCATTTTCCCGTCAAAACCCAAAAAACGCATTTTTCCGCCAAACTCCAAAAAGCATTTTCAGGTCAAAATCGGAAAAAGCATTTTCTCGCCAAAACAGGAAAAACGCAATTTTTCCGCCAAAACCGGGAAAACACATTTTTCCACCAAAACTGGAAAACAGAATTTTCCCGCAAAAACCGGAAAATGAAATTTTCCCGCCAAAACAGGAAAACGAAATTTTTCCACCAAAACTGGAAAACTCATTTTCTCGCCAAAACTAGAAAAACTCATTTTCCCGCCAAAATCGGAAAAATGCATTTTCCCACCCAAAACCGGAAAAATGTATTTTTCCGTCGAAACCGGAAAAATGCTTTTCTCGCCAAAATCGCGAAAAAAAAATTTCCCGCCAAAATAGCAAAAAAAACTTTTCCCGCCAAAATCATGAAAAAAACCTTTCCCGTCAAAAGCAATTTTCCTGCCAAAACCGCAAAACACATTTTGCCGTCCAAACCGCAAAAACCTATTTTTCCGCCAAACCCATAAAAACGTATTTTTTCGCCAAAACTACAAAAATTCACTTTTTCGCCGAAAACACATTTTTCTTCAAAAACTGCAAAAATATTTTCCGCCAAAACTGTAAAAATGCTATTTTTCCGCCGAAACGTAAAAAATTATATTTTAATCATTTTATTAACAAGTCCACATGGATGTAGATAGAAGTTAAAAATGAAAAGCAAACGAACGTAGTTGCATTCAGATGATTCATTTGGATACATGAACGAAATGAAGAAACGAACAACATCCAGATGGAGCATCTGGATGCATCTTCCAGATGTACAAACGAACAGGGCCGAGATCAGGTGAGACTGAGAGTTGCACAAAAATAACAGCACGTGAGAAAGTTAAACAAACATACGGGCTCTGATATACAAATAAATAAGCCCATCATACCATTTAAAAAGCCCAAATCTTGTTAATATTTTTCTTTCGATACTTCTCAACGTCAGCGATTTGCAGTATATATAAGAGCAACATTATTGCGGGAACAAAATTTTGAGTTCTTAACTTTTATTATTATTATTTTTAGAGTAATAGATATTGTTAAGAGACATTAGCAAAAGTGCACATTATTGCTAGGACTTTATGTTGTCTTTTAGTAATTAAATAATTTATTTTAATAAGTAATAACATATAAAAGATGTATTTAAAATAAAACATATAACATTTAAATTGAAAACATAAGAAAATTACAAAGTTGCCCAAAAAAATCACAAAAAAAACCTGGAATTATAACATTAATGTGATGAATACTTTAAAGAACCTTTGGCAATTCCAATACGTACTCCACTCTCATGCTTACTCATTCTTGTAGATAAGAATTAGCAAATGAAAACGTTCTGATGATTTTTGACCATATGTTAAGGTGATGGAGTCTGTTTTTTGCAGCAAGAACGAGGTCAGGTTTTGGCAGGATTAATCGGGAACATACTCTTGTCCTTCCTCTGCGCACACAAACAAATTAGCTTCAGCATAAGTTGTTTTTGCTGTGATGGCTTCATTTTATACTACCCAAGGTACAAGAGAGATATATAGTTACCACCGGGAACAGCATCTTGGTTTAGTGAAATTGCAGCTGCTGGATCATTATCACCTCTCCCAGCAGGTCGATGAGCTCGTGGTGATGGTACCGCTGCTCTATGCATACCTTGCGAAAGCCATCGGATAAAAGATGCAAGGGCTCCAGTTTGGTATCTGTCAAAAGTTTCCAAACACCCAATTTCAAACTATTTACCAACACGTTAGGGATCAATGGGGAGGCTTACAAGTAGATAATGGTGGCAAAAAATCACAAGAACAACTAGCCGTTGTCTTGATCCATCTTGGTTGAACAAATAGATAACAGCAGCAAGCTTGAGTATTAGCAATATGTCAAGCTGAAACACAATCTCAAATCTCCATACCACCACTTGCCTTTGACCTGCAGGTTGTTGCTGCTGCTACTGAACTTGCCCACCTTGCGCTTGGTTCTCTCCCTCAGCCTCAGTCTCATTGCTTGGTCTAGTCCGAAACCATCAACCCAAAAGAAGATAAAAACCATCAACCCAAAAGAAGATTCATCATCAAGCCTACAGCTTTCTACCACAAAGTCATCTCAAAAGCAACACCACCAGTGATTTGAACCTAAATAATGGTTTGGATTCAATGAGAAAAGGGATCAACTTTTTGCACAACAAGTTAAATCTTCCAGGTAAACCAACTCACTAATGAATACGATTCTTCTCCATTACACTACTCAAGAGTAAGTAAGGAAGGGGAAGTACTATACAAAGCCTACACCACCAGTGATTTGAGCCTAAAGGGATCAACTTTACACATTTTTTCCTAGCTAGAACAATTCAACCAATAAATATGATTCTTCTCCATTACACTAGTCAAAGAGTATCGAATGGAAAGTACACTTACGTGGGAACATTGTAAGTGAGAGGAATGAGATAGTTTAAAGGAAGACCAGCCACATGTACAGGAACCGCATAAACACCAGCTCCACGGTTCGTCTGTTCATCATACTGCCCAGGATTCCACCCGGGAACAAGACCCGGATACAAAACCGGATACTTTGGAGAAACACCATGATCCGAATCCTGATCAAAATTGAATCATTGAGTCAATTCAAGATCAAACCCTTGAATGATCTGAGAGAAAGGTGGAAGCTTTACTGTTCATTCATCACTTATCCAAATCAAAATACACGAACCTGAGGCTTGATCTCAGCATCTTCGGGTTTCTTGTCAGAGGAAGGTTGTTGTGACGTTGAAAAAGACGCCTTCTGCGGATCTTCTCGCGTCTCCCTCCGCATCGCGCTCTTCGTCTCCGCCACGGGCTTCGCCGGATTCTGCTCCGCCGCCGTGTTCTGCCTGGAGGCTGGAGTGGTTGGGAGAGTAGGGTTTATAGGGTTTGTGACTGGATTGCTCTACGCCGTGCTAAGCAGCGATGGTTTTGTTGGATTTCCCAATCATTCAGGTTTTGTTGCGTCTCTCTCTGCTTTCTTCTTGACACCCAATCGCCTGCTGCCACATGGCACTTAAGGACCAAACCGAAAACTTCTTAATTAAGGTCCGTTTGTATTCTTTTTAAGTATTTTTGATTTAATTTTCGACCCATAAACACTAAGAAATGGGCCTAAGATAATGTTGCCCTAAGTACAAACCCGAATTGCTCGATTTGGGTTCAATCGCAGATAGTTTTTGGAATCTGTTTGATTTCGCCATGGACGACGCTACTTATGGAGTCTTCGCCGAGAGCGATTCGTATTCCGATGATTCTAGCGGCGGAGGTCGGAGGACGAGGCGGCGCATGGATCGGGACTCGGGAAGGGATGCCGACTTAACCAAGCCTGTCAAATTCGTTTCTACAGGTACTGTTATGCCTAATCAGGAGGTTGTTAGGGATCGTAGTGATGAAATAGATAGTGAGGATAATGTGATTAATCGGTTTGATGTTAATGTTAATGAGGAGGATAATCTCTTGCCGGGTGCTTTTGGGAAGAAGATAGCTGAGGGGGCGAAGATGAGAGAGGTGGTGCAAAGGGAGGGAAGAAGGATGGTGATATAGGTAAGTTTGAGAAGGCTACTAAAGGAATTGGTATGAAGCTGCTTGCAAAGATGGGGTACACGGGAGGTGGGCTTGGGAAGAACCAGCAAGGTATTGTGGCTCCTATTGAAGCACATTTGAGGCCGAGGAATACGGGTGTGGGTTACCATGATTTCAAGGAGGCGAAGTTGCCTGATTTAAACAAGGTTGAGGATAAGAAGACTGTTGCGGTCAGTATAAGTTGGAATGATGGAGGAGGGATGAATCTTTGGAAGAAGAAGAAGAAGAAGGCGAGGAAGGAGGCTTATGTCACTGCAGAGGAGTTGTTGGAGAAGAAGCAGGAAGAGGGCTTGGGTGGTGGGCAGATCATTATTGATATGCGAGGACCTCAGGTTCGGATTGTGACAAATTTGGAAAATTTAGATGCAGAGGAGAAAGCAAGAGAAGCAGATGTTCCAATGCCAGAGCTACAGCACAACTTGCGACTGATTGTTGATCTAATCGAACATGAAATTCAGAAGATTGATAGAGACTTGAGGAACGAGAGGGAATCAGCAGCAGGAGAAAGAGATGCTTATAAAGGAGGAAGAGAGACAAAAAAACGCATTTAGACAACATGGAATATATCTCAGATGAAATAAGTCGGATCGAGCTGGAGAATACGCCTGGGAGTTTGACACTTGATTCACTTGCTAGTCGTGTCGAGAATCTGCAAACAAGCTATCCTGATGAATATAACCTTTGTAACTTGTCAACCATTGCTTGCTCACTGGCCTTGCCTCTCTTTATCAGAATGTTTCAGGGCTGGGACCCTCTAAGAGATGCAGTGCATGGTCTGAGGGCTATATCCTCTTGGAGAAAGCTTTTGGAAGTCGAGGATAATCAAAGTATATGGGTATTATCAACGCCTTATAGCCAACTAGTCTCGGAGGTAGTGTTACCTCCTGTGCGTATAGCAGGCATCAATACCTGGGAACCAAGTGACCCTGAACCGATGCTTAGATTTTTAGAGACATGGGACAATTTGCTGCCTTCATCTGTCTTGCATACGATTTTGGACACAGTAGTGCTGCCAAAACTGTCAACTGCTGTTGAATATTGGGATCCTCGAAGGTAACTTGTCGCCATCCATTTTTGGGTGCATCCTTGGTTGCCAATACTTGGTCAGAAGTTGGAGTTTCTGTATCAGATCATTCAGATGAAATTGAGTAGCGTTCTTGATGCTTGGCATCCTAGTGATCCTTCCGCCTACACTATTCTTTCTCCATGGAAGACGGTTTTTGATGCTACAAGCTGGGAACAACTTATGCGACGTTACATAGGTCCCAAACTTCATCTGGCCATGCAAGAGTTTCAGATAAACCCGGCAAACCAGGATTTAGACCGGTTCAATTGGGTTATGAAGTGGGCATCTGCAGTGCCGATACACCTGATGGCTGATTTGATGGAGAGGTTCTTCTTCCCCAAATGGCTGGATGTGTTGTACCATTGGTTACTTTCTAAACCGAGGTTCGAAGAGATCCACGAATGGTATTATGGATGGAAAGGGTTATTCCCGCAGGAGCTTTCAGCAAACGAGAGGATCCGGATTCAGTTGAAATGTGGTTTAGATATGTTGATGGAAGCTGTTGAAGGAGTTGAAGTGTCTCAGCCAAGGGCAAAGGCACAAGAGCAGAAACACTTTGAGCCAGTGAACCAGAAGCTGTCGGCTCAGAAAGATGGAGGCTGGTTTCTTGCAACTCCTGATGACTTGTTGAGGATGCACAACAATGCAACTGTTTCTGGAAAACGATAGATTACATTTATTTGTTTATTAATGGAAGGTACACATGTGGTGGGTTATGATCAATACTCTAAATTCATCCATCGAAGCTTCGAGTTCGTGGTAAGGATTATGACATTAACTAATTGCTCTTTAATCATTAAAGTTTCACATCGCTTTCTTTACCATCTATCTAATCAATCATTTAAAATGATTTATCACCTTCAGTTTTTTTTTCTTATTATTATACAGTTACTGAACGATATAATAATACAAAAAGGAGAAATCTGTCACTATAAGCAGTTAAGTTGTCTGTGTTTCTGGTTTCCAAATATTTTTTCTTTTGTAATTGATGTCTCTGTCAACTATCAACTTCGTTGTTGAGCTTTATATTACTTTCGATGGTATATACTGCAGAAAAAATAACTTCAAGAAAAAAGTGGTTTATATATGCTGCACAGAGCATGTATCATAACATGTTGACCTAAATGTATATATAGATAGTATAAATACATTATATTCAGACTATATTATATCTCTCATGATACACAAAGGGAAACAAAAATAAAGAAATTTTGGATTTTGATACCCAAGAAAATTTGCAAAAGATGAAGAGAAGTGAAATGTAAATATAAATCAACTTTTCTTCAACAAGCACAGATATCATGCGAGCAATCTTGGCCACAATTATCACCATCGATGGAGTCAGAAAATCCTTGGTTACTTGAGACTGCAATGGTTATTACGTTCTCCTCTGGTTCAGCTTCTTCCGGTTCAATAAGATTCTCTCTGAGTTCACTCAAGTCTTGGTCTGTCTGTGTCATGAAGCTATGTAGAATGGAAAAGCAAGTGAAACAAGAAAACATTAGATTGATTGCAAACAAGGCTATGCAGAGGATCACAACGATACAAGTGTAAGCATCCATTCTTCTTGGGAACTGATCATGATCGTGTTGGTTTACCGGAAAAAAAAACACAGAATCTATTCAAATGGAGAAATCAAGAAAAGTGGTGGAACCAATTTATGTGTATATTGATTGATTATCTGGTCCCCTTGGGAGATTTAAGAAGAAAGCTTGTAAAATCTGAAAATGTTTAGTGTGTTTACACATCTCTTTATAAGAAAAAACGTAGGATTAAGAATACAAATTATATATTTTGGGGTATGCGGTGGAGAGATTTTTCAACGGATAAAGGTGGGTAAGCATGACAAGAGCATTTGTCTCTTTCTTTCCTTTCCACAAAATATGTTAAGTTCCTTGCAGGAAAAAAAATCTATTAATTGTTTTAATAAATCATACTTCACTACACATTTCGGAGTTCTAAAGAAGTTTAAGCACATAATTATGAAAGAGAGACATCAACTTCTTTTGTGTTTTCAGATTAGTGAATTGCGTTCTAAGGTTATTTTTGGCTTCAACTGCACATTTCCATCATGGTTTGGCAATAACATTTGAAAAGATCATCATCACCATGCATGTCTATTTCAGTGACCGGTTCGTTCAGGGTTTGCCAAAAGAGTTTTCTTGTACAAATAATATCTGGTGATAGCATTCAATATGTAGCTCAAGCGTGGATAAATGATCTTTAGCGAACTTTTTTTTTCTTGCAAGGCTTTGAAGACTTCTAAATTTGATTATGTATAAGTCAAGAAAACCATTACTACAAAATAAAACTTCATTTTAAAAGAGTAGCTTTGTGGCAATCTGAATTAGTAAAACTAGACTTGTTCTTCCACGGACCACTTATCTGATTCACAGATTAATTTGTCGCAATAACCACACAACTTTATCATTGATTACTTGCATTATCTAGAAAGGTTCAAAATGCGCCGATCTATAATATAAGTAACGTTCTGTAACGACAGCTACGATCGAGTTCGAAAGCCATGAACGAACAAAATATAGAATATAAAAAGCTTAGACCTTAACTATTTGTTTGATCGTTGTCAACACTTCAAGCGCTTTGAACTTTCTCCTTTTGGATATCAAAACTTTGCCCAATTCATACATCAAGAAATTCGAAAATATAGATTGAAAGACATATATGCATCAAAACATAGTTGACATTTGATCACGAAAGTCAAATCTTTTTTAAAAACATGGCAAGCTTAAACCAAGAACGTGCCAATGACTTCCATGAAGTACAAAAGAGATTCAGATGATTAATCTAAGAACCTTCAGCAGCTGAGGTGGGCAATTCTTAGT
Coding sequences within:
- the LOC106295972 gene encoding uncharacterized protein LOC106295972, whose product is MDAYTCIVVILCIALFAINLMFSCFTCFSILHSFMTQTDQDLSELRENLIEPEEAEPEENVITIAVSSNQGFSDSIDGDNCGQDCSHDICAC